A window of the Paenibacillus woosongensis genome harbors these coding sequences:
- a CDS encoding adenosylcobinamide amidohydrolase, whose protein sequence is MTTPFLHVQAEQAVKADGAREASKASEADGINEALEVSETIKVNQANRTDFAGQAKPAKVNETRQMGEVDQVDQTVYHSKIWPGLKLYRKERHILLEAPEPMDSLGSAVYGGGMHSLQRFVNIYVDRFYHCEDPVRDTRNLLGEWGYPEQGTAGLLTAVQLKHAAVAEEQGADFGVLCCATAGVSNAARAGVPRTTFPASWTPGTINIMLVVDGRMTPAAMVNAVITATEAKAAALSDLGVRDAENGLTATGTTTDAVMLGVSQRAEWPLLHAYAGTATDLGGTIGRLVYDAVRESLAAAGGPK, encoded by the coding sequence ATGACAACCCCTTTTTTGCATGTGCAGGCGGAACAAGCGGTGAAGGCTGATGGAGCCAGAGAGGCTAGTAAGGCTAGTGAGGCCGATGGGATTAATGAGGCCCTTGAAGTTAGCGAGACCATTAAAGTGAATCAGGCTAATCGTACTGATTTTGCTGGTCAGGCGAAACCCGCCAAAGTGAATGAAACCCGCCAAATGGGCGAAGTGGATCAAGTTGACCAAACAGTCTACCACTCGAAAATATGGCCGGGACTGAAGCTGTATCGGAAGGAGCGGCATATTTTGCTGGAAGCGCCAGAGCCGATGGACAGTTTGGGCAGCGCGGTATATGGCGGCGGAATGCATTCGCTCCAGCGCTTTGTGAATATATACGTGGACAGGTTCTATCACTGTGAAGATCCGGTGCGGGATACCCGGAATTTGCTAGGCGAATGGGGATATCCCGAGCAGGGAACGGCCGGGCTGCTTACGGCGGTGCAGCTGAAGCATGCGGCGGTCGCCGAGGAGCAGGGCGCCGACTTCGGCGTGCTGTGCTGCGCGACGGCGGGCGTGTCCAACGCGGCCCGGGCTGGCGTGCCGCGGACGACGTTCCCCGCCTCTTGGACGCCGGGCACGATTAATATTATGCTCGTCGTCGACGGCAGAATGACCCCCGCGGCCATGGTGAACGCCGTCATCACGGCGACGGAGGCCAAGGCGGCCGCGCTGAGTGATCTCGGCGTGCGCGACGCCGAGAACGGCCTGACCGCAACCGGCACGACGACGGATGCGGTCATGCTGGGCGTCAGCCAGCGGGCCGAGTGGCCGCTGCTGCACGCCTACGCGGGAACCGCGACCGATCTGGGCGGCACGATTGGCCGCCTGGTGTACGACGCGGTTCGCGAATCTTTGGCCGCGGCCGGAGGGCCGAAATGA